From Brevibacillus marinus, a single genomic window includes:
- a CDS encoding endonuclease MutS2: MEQHVLHTLEYDKVIAMLSDQASSTLGKERARALVPYTTLEEAQLAQQATAEAAAVLRLKGSVPLGGIRDIRPCLQRARLGGMLSPQELLDIASTIHAGRRLKSFLLDLAEAHELPLLAGWAAQIDGLRPLEEAIKQCIDEHGEVVDDASVELRRIRQEARSLEARIRERLEQMTRSASYQKMLMENIITIRQDRYVIPVKQEYRHVFGGIVHDQSASGATLFIEPEAVVGLNNTLRETRLKEEREVERILLRLGAGVAEAGASLQTNLEMLGELDFAFAKAQLGISLRATIPRLNDRGYLRFKKARHPLIPQAEVVPIDVELGKTYRAIVITGPNTGGKTVSIKTIGLLSLMAMAGLPIPAEEDSEAAVFSSVFADIGDEQSIEQSLSTFSSHMTNIIHILNAMDERSLVIFDELGAGTDPAEGAALAMAILDHVVERGARLLATTHYSELKAYAYNRPEVVNASVEFDVTTLKPTYRLLVGVPGRSNAFAIARRLGLSEEIIAAARRAISEEDNQVESMIASLERNARTAEQKRREAEALRAEAEELRRQLEEERNRFAEEKNRLLEKAEEEARIAVQLAKEEAERIIRELRELQAEGAAIKEHQLIAAKKRLDEAVLDLDEEKVKKQKPKAGGAGQPKAGDEVMVHSFGQRGTVLEQTGEQEYLVQIGIMKMKVKQDELSVLKQAKAEPAVRYPAVKARVGNVKLELDLRGCRVEEGLQEVDRYLDEVLLAGLHTVSIIHGHGTGALRKAVHDFLRSHRNVKSFRLGGQGEGGVGVTIVELQ; the protein is encoded by the coding sequence GTGGAGCAGCACGTTTTGCATACGTTGGAGTACGACAAAGTAATCGCCATGCTTTCCGACCAGGCAAGCTCGACGCTGGGCAAAGAGCGGGCCCGCGCGTTGGTTCCCTATACGACGCTGGAGGAGGCGCAGCTGGCGCAGCAGGCGACGGCGGAGGCTGCCGCCGTGCTTCGCCTGAAAGGCAGCGTGCCGCTGGGCGGGATCCGCGACATCCGCCCCTGTCTGCAGCGAGCGAGGTTGGGCGGCATGCTGTCGCCGCAGGAACTGCTCGATATCGCCAGCACGATTCACGCCGGCAGGCGGCTGAAGAGCTTTCTGCTCGATCTGGCGGAAGCGCACGAACTGCCGCTGCTGGCGGGGTGGGCGGCGCAGATTGACGGTCTGCGGCCGCTGGAAGAAGCGATCAAGCAGTGCATTGACGAGCACGGCGAGGTGGTCGACGATGCCAGTGTCGAGCTTCGCCGCATCCGGCAGGAAGCGCGCAGTCTGGAAGCGCGCATCCGGGAGCGCCTGGAGCAGATGACCCGTTCGGCCAGCTATCAGAAGATGTTGATGGAAAACATCATCACCATCCGCCAAGATCGTTACGTCATCCCGGTCAAACAGGAATATCGCCATGTGTTTGGCGGCATTGTGCACGACCAGTCCGCCTCCGGAGCCACCTTGTTTATCGAGCCGGAAGCGGTTGTCGGGCTGAACAATACGCTGCGCGAAACGCGGCTGAAAGAAGAGCGGGAAGTGGAGCGGATTTTGCTGCGGCTCGGCGCCGGCGTCGCGGAGGCGGGCGCGTCGCTGCAGACCAATCTGGAGATGCTCGGCGAACTTGATTTCGCTTTTGCCAAAGCGCAGTTGGGAATCAGTCTGCGGGCGACGATCCCCCGGCTGAATGACCGCGGATACCTCCGCTTCAAAAAAGCGCGGCATCCGCTGATCCCGCAGGCGGAGGTGGTGCCGATCGACGTGGAGTTGGGGAAGACGTACCGGGCGATTGTGATTACCGGCCCCAACACGGGCGGGAAGACCGTCTCGATCAAGACGATCGGGCTGCTCTCGCTGATGGCCATGGCCGGCCTGCCAATTCCTGCGGAAGAGGACAGCGAGGCGGCGGTCTTCTCCTCCGTTTTTGCCGACATCGGAGATGAACAGTCGATCGAGCAAAGCTTGTCCACCTTCTCCAGTCACATGACCAATATCATTCACATCCTGAACGCCATGGACGAACGGAGCCTGGTCATCTTCGACGAATTGGGGGCAGGCACCGATCCGGCGGAAGGAGCCGCGCTGGCGATGGCGATCCTCGATCACGTCGTGGAGCGCGGCGCCCGCCTGCTGGCTACGACCCACTACAGCGAACTGAAGGCGTACGCCTACAACCGCCCGGAGGTTGTCAACGCCAGCGTGGAGTTTGACGTGACCACACTCAAGCCTACCTACCGGCTGTTGGTCGGGGTGCCCGGCCGATCCAATGCGTTTGCGATTGCCCGGCGGCTGGGGCTGTCCGAGGAGATCATCGCGGCCGCCCGCCGCGCGATCAGCGAAGAGGATAACCAGGTAGAGTCGATGATCGCTTCGCTGGAGCGAAATGCCCGGACGGCGGAGCAAAAACGGCGGGAAGCGGAAGCGCTGAGAGCGGAAGCGGAAGAACTGCGGCGCCAGTTGGAGGAGGAGCGGAACCGCTTTGCCGAAGAGAAAAATCGCCTCCTGGAAAAGGCGGAAGAAGAAGCGCGCATCGCGGTGCAGCTGGCCAAAGAGGAGGCGGAGCGGATCATCCGCGAGCTGCGCGAACTGCAGGCCGAAGGAGCGGCGATCAAGGAGCATCAGCTGATTGCGGCGAAAAAGCGGCTGGATGAAGCGGTGTTGGATCTCGACGAGGAAAAGGTGAAGAAACAAAAGCCCAAGGCAGGGGGAGCCGGTCAGCCCAAGGCGGGCGACGAAGTGATGGTGCACAGCTTCGGCCAGCGGGGAACGGTCTTGGAACAGACAGGGGAGCAGGAATATCTGGTCCAGATCGGGATCATGAAGATGAAGGTGAAGCAGGACGAGCTGAGCGTGCTGAAGCAGGCCAAGGCAGAGCCTGCTGTCCGCTACCCGGCGGTCAAAGCGAGAGTCGGCAACGTCAAGCTGGAGCTCGATTTGCGCGGCTGTCGGGTGGAGGAAGGGCTGCAGGAAGTGGATCGTTATCTGGATGAAGTCCTGCTCGCCGGGTTGCACACGGTTTCCATTATTCACGGTCACGGGACGGGCGCGCTGCGCAAGGCCGTCCACGATTTTTTGCGCAGCCATCGCAACGTCAAGTCGTTTCGCCTTGGCGGCCAAGGCGAAGGCGGGGTCGGCGTGACGATCGTGGAGCTGCAGTAA
- a CDS encoding nucleotide sugar dehydrogenase, with product MATDSIRVAVVGLGFVGLPLALTYAMKGASVIGIDVLPSVVEEINRGHSHHLEAYQGKTLPEILREQLAAGRFYATTSYAEAAKSVDHYIITVGLPVKNGDPDLGPLKSCAHSLGSVLKRGDTVMLRSTVVPGTTEEVVLPILEEVSGLQAGKDFYLTYCSERIAEGRAFEEFMTMPLVLGGINRESAEKGKELLSVISEAEVTISDIRVVETAKVIENIQRDVNIAMVQEFARFAEAYQIDTFELIKVANTHKRVQLLTPGPGVGGYCLPNALYYLLPKARELGVSVSLLQHARQINDSVPKVLVSMLERSLREVNKSLEGSRIAVLGLAMKDFSNDDRVSPVHDLISLLQSAGAEVCSYDPAVPSRYEHKRDSLEETVGGADALVLTAVQQAFVDIDWRSVAREMAADPILFDTKNRIPRELDGEFRVLRV from the coding sequence ATGGCGACGGATTCCATTCGCGTGGCGGTTGTCGGCCTCGGATTTGTCGGCCTGCCGCTCGCGCTTACATACGCGATGAAAGGGGCCTCCGTAATCGGCATCGACGTGCTGCCGAGTGTGGTCGAGGAAATCAACCGCGGCCATTCGCACCACTTGGAAGCGTATCAGGGCAAAACGCTCCCCGAGATCTTGCGCGAGCAGTTGGCGGCCGGTCGCTTTTACGCGACCACTTCCTACGCGGAAGCGGCGAAATCGGTAGACCATTACATTATCACGGTCGGCCTGCCCGTAAAAAACGGCGATCCCGACCTCGGTCCGCTGAAGAGCTGCGCCCATTCGCTGGGCAGCGTGCTGAAGCGGGGAGACACCGTGATGCTGCGCAGTACGGTGGTCCCGGGAACGACCGAAGAGGTGGTGCTGCCGATTCTCGAGGAAGTGAGCGGTCTGCAGGCGGGCAAGGATTTTTATTTAACCTACTGTTCCGAACGGATCGCGGAAGGACGCGCGTTTGAAGAGTTCATGACGATGCCGCTCGTGCTGGGCGGGATCAACCGCGAAAGTGCGGAAAAAGGGAAGGAGCTGCTTTCCGTCATCAGCGAGGCGGAAGTGACCATCTCCGACATTCGCGTCGTGGAGACGGCAAAAGTGATCGAGAACATCCAGCGCGATGTCAACATTGCGATGGTCCAGGAGTTTGCCCGTTTCGCGGAAGCGTATCAGATCGATACGTTTGAACTGATCAAGGTGGCCAATACGCACAAGCGGGTGCAGCTGCTCACCCCGGGGCCGGGCGTCGGCGGTTACTGTCTGCCCAACGCGCTGTATTACCTGCTGCCGAAAGCGAGGGAGCTGGGTGTGTCGGTCTCGCTGCTGCAACATGCACGCCAGATTAACGACAGCGTGCCAAAGGTGCTCGTGTCCATGCTGGAGCGTTCCCTGCGCGAGGTGAACAAAAGCCTGGAGGGAAGCCGGATCGCCGTGCTGGGCCTGGCGATGAAAGACTTCTCCAACGATGACCGGGTCAGTCCCGTCCACGATTTGATCAGCCTGCTGCAGTCGGCGGGGGCGGAGGTCTGCTCCTACGATCCGGCGGTGCCCAGCCGTTACGAGCACAAACGGGACTCGCTGGAAGAAACAGTGGGCGGCGCCGATGCCCTCGTATTGACCGCCGTGCAGCAGGCGTTTGTCGACATTGACTGGCGGAGCGTTGCCCGGGAAATGGCCGCCGATCCGATCTTGTTCGACACCAAAAACCGCATTCCGCGGGAGTTGGACGGCGAGTTTCGCGTGCTGCGGGTGTAG
- a CDS encoding CapA family protein, with product MNVSRSERIKAKRRLVRRRWLTFLAVVLTAAACLTAAYLWLSAWLAERAAYRNLPPPPPAEPVEPPAPASQPVLLSFVGDVMMAGRVGELLEDKGYGYPYGYVRELFQHDDYTIANLETPVTLHGTPVAGKAYVYKSSPQAIPALQEAGVDLVNLANNHSMDQGESGLVDTFRALEENGVAYVGAGADESRAYAPVYVERKGMTIAFLGFSRVVPHVDWYAGKNKPGVAASYDPAKAVEAIRGAAENADLVVVIAHWGAERADYPVDHQKQLARAYIDAGAHLVIGGHPHVLQGLERYQNGWIAYSLGNFIFTRSTYPKTWETMILQAACSKEAGCELTMLPYYTELGRPVPLHGQDGAKLLQRVESLSFNVRIHPDGRIEATGE from the coding sequence ATGAACGTTTCGAGAAGCGAACGGATAAAAGCCAAACGGCGTCTTGTCCGGCGCCGCTGGCTCACTTTTCTCGCCGTCGTCTTGACTGCGGCGGCATGCTTGACGGCGGCGTACCTGTGGTTGTCCGCCTGGCTGGCTGAGCGCGCCGCCTACCGCAACCTGCCGCCTCCACCGCCGGCAGAGCCGGTTGAACCACCTGCCCCGGCGAGCCAGCCGGTGCTGCTTTCCTTCGTCGGCGATGTGATGATGGCGGGGCGAGTCGGGGAGCTGCTGGAGGACAAAGGGTACGGCTACCCGTACGGCTATGTGCGCGAGCTGTTTCAGCACGACGATTACACGATCGCCAACCTGGAGACGCCGGTCACTCTGCACGGCACGCCGGTTGCAGGCAAAGCCTACGTCTACAAATCTTCGCCACAGGCCATCCCGGCGTTACAAGAAGCAGGCGTAGATCTGGTCAATCTGGCCAACAACCACTCGATGGATCAGGGGGAAAGCGGCCTTGTGGACACCTTCCGCGCGCTGGAGGAAAACGGGGTTGCCTACGTCGGCGCAGGAGCGGATGAGAGCCGCGCCTACGCCCCGGTTTATGTGGAACGGAAGGGAATGACCATCGCCTTTTTGGGGTTCAGCCGGGTGGTCCCGCACGTGGACTGGTACGCCGGAAAAAACAAACCGGGGGTGGCCGCCAGCTACGATCCGGCCAAGGCGGTGGAGGCGATTCGCGGGGCCGCGGAAAACGCCGACCTGGTCGTCGTCATCGCTCATTGGGGAGCGGAACGGGCGGATTATCCCGTCGATCACCAGAAGCAGTTGGCGCGAGCTTACATCGATGCCGGCGCCCACCTCGTGATCGGCGGCCATCCGCACGTGCTGCAGGGGCTGGAGCGCTATCAGAACGGATGGATCGCCTACAGTTTGGGCAACTTCATCTTTACCCGCTCCACCTACCCGAAAACCTGGGAAACGATGATTTTGCAGGCAGCGTGCAGCAAAGAGGCCGGCTGCGAACTGACCATGCTGCCGTACTACACCGAACTGGGCCGCCCCGTGCCGCTGCACGGGCAGGACGGCGCGAAGCTGCTGCAGCGGGTGGAATCGCTTTCCTTCAACGTTCGGATCCACCCGGACGGCAGAATTGAAGCGACGGGGGAATAA
- a CDS encoding DUF350 domain-containing protein has protein sequence MVQLLSNPYFATAAYFAVTALSMVVFLIVFELVTRYRVWEEVKKGNVAVAMATGGKVFGVANIFRFSIEQHDSIGQALIWGAFGYLLLLISYFIFEFMTPGFQVDQEIERGNAAVGLLAMVISIGFSYVIGASLTS, from the coding sequence ATGGTACAGCTGTTAAGCAATCCGTATTTTGCGACCGCGGCCTATTTTGCGGTCACCGCGCTGTCGATGGTGGTCTTTTTGATCGTGTTTGAGCTGGTAACCCGCTACCGGGTGTGGGAAGAAGTAAAAAAAGGAAACGTGGCGGTGGCGATGGCTACGGGCGGCAAAGTGTTCGGGGTAGCCAATATTTTCCGGTTTTCCATCGAACAGCACGACAGCATCGGACAGGCGCTGATCTGGGGCGCGTTCGGTTACCTGCTGCTGTTGATCAGTTACTTCATCTTCGAGTTCATGACGCCCGGTTTTCAGGTGGATCAGGAAATCGAGCGGGGAAATGCGGCTGTCGGTCTGCTGGCGATGGTGATTTCGATCGGTTTTTCCTACGTGATCGGGGCCAGTTTGACATCGTGA